The Spiroplasma clarkii genome has a window encoding:
- the oppF gene encoding oligopeptide ABC transporter ATP-binding protein OppF: MSTQEQQFLNIRDLVIEFRNKGRKFQAVKGINFDINKGEIFGLVGESGSGKTTIGRAIVGVQPVKDGTIYLEGQAISGRPTNLYALNKEIYKRLKNIELKTVISTTYINNFLNSLKRSYENFRQENAQYTSEGIAKVLKKSNINFIDSVILGNLKYVNRIIRYFDRINQFVKNIHEYIPSISVELEKAILTKNTSTKLEFLKAKDILDDMYKAILQIKATIKNFKMNESIKFEKLIVAIFEELKIVTEGQKELLKIIPIINNYEFQNLVLSAPLAKRDNYKKGYYKMVYVFRNEFFDECQKQLQTLLEVDPQNANVQKYQEYLKDFWSKDNMNIKACEKIIKNLMGSTVNAVSEALLSSLKATNFEQKLKSLVAGAQRISPAAVVALEKEFQQIKKVVEANIIKDDELIFEFYKWKDVQKDYGLESRESIIELIEFLELPSIDELVKDSYLYKKLRRDERRTNRKNVQMIFQDPGSSLNDRMAIEEIIAEGLENFTELYKADEAKLDYVNHHNALHPEDKIRLEDVKPVDVRKHIILKLITSVGLLPEHLSRYPHEFSGGQRQRVGIARSLAMQPKIIVADEPISALDVSIRAQVLNLFKKFKEEYDLTYLFITHDLSVVRFIADRIAVIYHGQIVELASAEELFTNPLHPYTKSLLSAVPVPEPSLAKAKDLEIYEPEKEHADYIFDIPAFIEIKKGHFIYANRRELKQIKNSFKK, translated from the coding sequence ATGTCAACACAAGAACAACAATTCTTAAATATTCGTGATCTAGTAATAGAATTCAGGAATAAAGGAAGAAAATTTCAAGCTGTTAAAGGTATTAACTTTGATATTAATAAAGGAGAAATCTTTGGTTTAGTTGGTGAATCAGGAAGTGGTAAAACCACAATTGGTCGTGCCATTGTCGGAGTTCAACCTGTAAAAGATGGAACCATCTATTTAGAGGGTCAAGCAATTTCAGGAAGACCAACTAATTTATATGCTTTAAATAAAGAAATTTACAAGCGTCTAAAAAACATTGAGTTAAAAACTGTAATTTCTACAACTTACATTAATAATTTCTTAAATAGTTTAAAAAGATCATATGAGAATTTTCGCCAAGAAAATGCTCAATACACATCAGAAGGAATTGCTAAAGTTTTAAAAAAATCAAATATTAATTTTATTGATAGTGTAATTCTTGGAAACTTAAAATATGTGAACAGAATTATTCGTTATTTTGATCGCATTAACCAATTTGTTAAAAATATTCATGAGTATATTCCAAGTATCTCAGTGGAGCTTGAAAAAGCCATTTTAACCAAAAACACTTCAACAAAATTAGAGTTTTTAAAAGCTAAAGATATTTTAGATGATATGTATAAAGCAATTCTTCAAATTAAGGCAACAATTAAAAACTTTAAAATGAATGAATCAATTAAGTTTGAAAAACTAATTGTAGCAATTTTTGAAGAATTAAAAATTGTAACTGAAGGACAAAAAGAATTATTAAAAATCATTCCGATTATTAATAACTATGAATTTCAAAACTTAGTGCTATCTGCACCATTAGCAAAGCGTGATAATTATAAAAAAGGTTATTACAAAATGGTTTATGTATTTAGAAATGAATTCTTTGATGAGTGTCAAAAACAATTACAAACTCTCTTAGAAGTAGATCCACAAAATGCTAATGTTCAAAAATACCAAGAGTATTTAAAAGATTTTTGGTCAAAAGACAATATGAATATCAAGGCTTGTGAAAAAATTATTAAGAACCTCATGGGTTCAACTGTAAATGCTGTTTCAGAAGCATTGTTAAGTAGTTTAAAAGCTACCAATTTTGAACAAAAATTAAAATCTCTTGTAGCTGGAGCTCAACGAATTAGTCCAGCCGCTGTTGTGGCCCTTGAAAAAGAGTTTCAACAAATCAAAAAGGTCGTCGAGGCCAATATTATTAAAGATGATGAATTGATATTTGAATTCTATAAATGAAAAGATGTTCAAAAGGATTACGGTTTAGAATCTAGAGAATCAATTATTGAGCTAATTGAATTCTTAGAATTGCCTTCAATTGATGAGCTAGTTAAAGATTCATATCTTTACAAAAAACTTAGAAGAGATGAGCGTCGCACAAACCGTAAAAATGTCCAAATGATTTTTCAAGATCCAGGGTCTTCATTAAATGACCGGATGGCAATTGAAGAAATTATTGCAGAAGGATTAGAAAACTTCACTGAGTTGTATAAAGCAGATGAAGCAAAACTAGATTATGTTAACCATCACAATGCTTTACACCCTGAAGACAAAATTAGACTTGAAGATGTAAAACCCGTTGATGTTAGAAAACACATTATTTTAAAACTAATTACTTCTGTGGGATTACTACCTGAACACCTTTCAAGGTATCCCCATGAATTTAGTGGGGGACAACGTCAAAGGGTAGGGATTGCTCGAAGTTTAGCAATGCAACCCAAAATTATTGTGGCTGATGAGCCAATCTCAGCACTTGATGTATCTATTAGAGCTCAAGTGTTAAACTTATTTAAAAAATTCAAAGAAGAGTATGACTTAACTTATTTGTTCATTACTCATGATCTTTCTGTTGTTAGATTTATTGCAGACAGAATTGCAGTTATTTATCATGGTCAAATTGTGGAATTGGCAAGTGCAGAGGAATTGTTTACCAATCCTTTACACCCCTACACAAAGTCATTGTTAAGTGCAGTTCCAGTGCCTGAACCATCTTTAGCAAAAGCCAAAGATCTTGAGATTTATGAACCAGAAAAAGAACATGCAGACTATATCTTTGATATCCCAGCGTTTATTGAAATAAAAAAAGGACACTTTATTTATGCCAATAGACGTGAATTAAAACAAATTAAAAATAGTTTTAAAAAGTAA
- a CDS encoding ABC transporter substrate-binding protein, with amino-acid sequence MPITSKKLLSTLAALSSVALTASSVVSCGFSLDKIRNRVFDSKVFNTTFSYAVTNWNTAYTMQSEDQLILANTNATLLAIDQYGRIYGDIFKSNTDLASPTVATVGDNGLSYSYTIRDDAKWWNKKGDELGAITADHMWNTAYYTLYTSKTASSVGGLWINFIKGAGDMSRWLNETADNPTLEQFKNYAKANGFGLEAEGKNVKFTLTKEAPFFESLLCYSAFSPIRTTNDVPRFDSPEASYSGAFLPKEVTGTRMILEKNENYHFSDLVTIEKINYLALGKGDVQQTRTLFEAGNTSGFVVASTDSTGWNRYIGDDALNPLFNQAYNVPSARQTSTFVYFFNTYNGKLDTGDQTAKKHYAEVSKLLQNDQVRSFISTNLDRSEFVRYYSGKFDGTDSTSSMLRNVYTSPTVGIVNGKDYTDFLQEKATSKISTADLKDGTDFLKTNADALNDGKSQAELITDIKAYMDAEDIPEGITLDFLVNGDFASTSNPFINQMLAKFNAIPNNPIKIQSDVAPGGTEYSARAQNGQFDLYSGGWGPDFADPSTFLATLALGGDMANYTGTKRFVEKVGDDYKLSPNATALGLGTKSGETSEYIKRLEDYTKTFNEIDTTETSDITKRFTDFADLEYKMLYDDFLIMPMYTAATPKNWTVSHMEPYSSVYITTYGVSNYKLFTAKINEKLLTKEQLDELYDKYDKNLIAIQADKTGALKDPENKDAINPRFWK; translated from the coding sequence ATGCCAATAACAAGTAAAAAATTATTGAGTACCCTGGCTGCATTAAGCTCGGTCGCATTAACAGCTTCAAGCGTTGTTTCGTGTGGTTTTAGTTTAGATAAAATCAGAAACAGAGTTTTTGACTCGAAAGTGTTTAACACAACTTTTAGTTATGCTGTTACAAACTGAAACACTGCTTATACAATGCAGTCTGAAGATCAACTTATTTTAGCAAATACAAATGCAACATTGTTAGCAATTGATCAATATGGAAGAATTTATGGAGATATTTTTAAATCAAACACAGATCTTGCAAGTCCAACTGTTGCCACAGTTGGTGATAATGGTCTAAGCTATTCATATACAATTAGGGATGATGCAAAATGATGAAATAAAAAAGGTGATGAACTAGGTGCTATTACAGCAGATCATATGTGAAACACTGCATACTATACACTTTACACATCTAAAACTGCTTCATCAGTTGGAGGTTTGTGAATAAACTTTATTAAAGGTGCTGGAGATATGAGCAGATGGTTAAATGAGACTGCAGATAACCCAACTCTTGAACAATTCAAAAATTACGCAAAAGCAAATGGATTTGGACTAGAAGCTGAGGGAAAAAATGTTAAATTCACTTTAACAAAAGAGGCTCCATTCTTTGAATCACTATTGTGTTACTCAGCTTTCTCACCAATAAGAACAACAAATGATGTTCCAAGGTTTGATAGTCCTGAGGCCTCTTATTCTGGAGCATTTTTACCAAAAGAAGTTACTGGAACAAGAATGATCCTAGAAAAAAATGAAAATTACCACTTTAGTGATTTAGTGACAATTGAAAAAATCAACTACTTAGCTCTTGGAAAAGGTGATGTGCAACAAACAAGAACCTTATTTGAAGCTGGTAACACTTCTGGATTTGTAGTTGCTTCAACAGACTCAACAGGATGAAACCGTTATATTGGTGACGATGCTTTAAACCCATTATTTAACCAAGCTTATAATGTTCCATCAGCAAGACAAACTTCAACTTTTGTTTACTTCTTTAATACATACAATGGTAAATTAGACACTGGTGATCAGACTGCAAAAAAACACTATGCAGAAGTAAGTAAATTATTACAAAATGATCAAGTGAGATCTTTTATCTCAACAAACTTAGATAGAAGTGAATTTGTAAGATACTATTCAGGTAAATTTGATGGTACTGATTCAACTTCATCAATGTTAAGAAACGTATATACTTCACCAACAGTAGGAATTGTTAATGGAAAAGATTATACAGATTTCTTACAAGAAAAAGCAACATCTAAAATATCAACTGCAGATTTAAAAGATGGAACAGATTTTTTAAAAACTAATGCTGATGCACTAAATGATGGCAAATCACAAGCTGAGTTAATTACTGATATTAAAGCATATATGGATGCTGAAGATATTCCAGAAGGGATCACTTTAGATTTCCTAGTAAATGGAGATTTTGCAAGTACATCGAACCCATTTATAAACCAAATGTTGGCAAAATTTAATGCAATTCCAAATAACCCAATCAAAATCCAAAGCGATGTAGCTCCAGGTGGTACTGAATATAGTGCAAGAGCCCAAAATGGACAATTTGACTTATATAGTGGTGGATGAGGACCAGACTTTGCTGACCCATCAACATTCCTAGCAACTCTAGCACTTGGAGGAGATATGGCAAACTATACTGGGACAAAAAGATTTGTTGAAAAAGTTGGAGATGATTATAAATTATCACCCAATGCTACTGCATTAGGTTTAGGAACAAAATCAGGAGAAACTAGTGAGTATATTAAAAGATTAGAAGACTACACAAAAACATTTAATGAAATTGATACAACAGAAACTAGTGATATAACTAAAAGATTTACAGATTTTGCAGATTTAGAATACAAAATGTTATATGATGATTTCTTAATTATGCCAATGTATACAGCTGCAACTCCAAAAAACTGAACTGTTTCACATATGGAACCTTACTCATCAGTTTACATTACAACTTATGGTGTAAGTAACTACAAACTATTTACAGCAAAAATCAATGAAAAATTATTGACAAAAGAGCAGTTAGATGAACTTTATGATAAATATGATAAAAATTTAATTGCAATTCAAGCAGATAAAACAGGGGCATTGAAAGATCCAGAAAACAAAGATGCAATTAACCCAAGATTCTGAAAATAA
- a CDS encoding alpha/beta hydrolase has translation MNQFILEKLVSGLNKTNLHKDIYQTIGWEQLLNLYKESLTATYLDNNYEFEEFNGWEKVVVDNKLHAIVHLNKKPSRKWIIACHGYTSSKESAALGAWCFNKLGYNILAFDFLNHGESAAGLVTFGINEVQSLEQVISWVNQTYKVNQIGLIGFSMGAHTVNIYALKPGVKHKKNKVKFIVSDSTYYSIKDVLVILGKIKFQLIESMFNSIKQSLIEYYLSEYNIDLLEYDLNTLKNNTKNTVPALFFHTKADNITDYRDSERIFVLRNSLTKQDQIKIFNKGEHLQAQNEYFSEYNKILQEFLSQIK, from the coding sequence ATGAATCAATTTATTTTAGAGAAGTTAGTTTCTGGTTTAAACAAAACCAATCTTCATAAAGATATTTATCAAACTATTGGTTGAGAACAACTTTTGAATCTTTACAAAGAATCATTAACAGCAACATATTTAGATAACAATTATGAATTTGAAGAATTTAATGGTTGAGAAAAAGTTGTGGTTGATAATAAACTCCATGCAATTGTGCACTTAAATAAAAAACCAAGTAGAAAGTGAATCATTGCTTGTCATGGTTACACTTCATCAAAAGAATCTGCAGCACTGGGGGCTTGATGTTTTAATAAACTTGGTTATAATATCTTAGCCTTTGATTTTTTAAATCATGGAGAATCTGCAGCTGGACTAGTTACATTTGGTATTAATGAAGTTCAATCATTAGAACAAGTAATAAGTTGAGTTAATCAAACTTATAAAGTTAATCAAATTGGTTTGATTGGTTTTTCAATGGGTGCCCATACAGTCAATATTTATGCTTTAAAACCTGGAGTAAAACATAAAAAAAATAAAGTAAAATTTATAGTTAGTGATTCAACATATTATTCAATTAAAGATGTTCTAGTAATCTTGGGAAAAATTAAGTTCCAGTTGATTGAAAGCATGTTTAATTCAATTAAACAAAGTTTAATTGAATACTATTTGTCAGAATATAATATAGATTTATTAGAATATGATTTGAATACACTCAAAAATAACACAAAAAATACAGTTCCAGCATTATTTTTTCATACCAAAGCAGATAATATCACAGATTATCGTGATTCAGAAAGGATTTTTGTTTTGCGTAATTCACTAACAAAACAAGATCAAATTAAAATTTTTAATAAAGGTGAACATTTACAAGCTCAAAATGAGTATTTTAGTGAGTACAATAAAATTTTACAAGAATTTTTAAGTCAGATTAAGTAA
- a CDS encoding ATP-binding cassette domain-containing protein, whose protein sequence is MESTKPIVVLENVTKIFNKKNWAIKKINLKITKGEAVAIIGPNSSGKTVLGRLIASLIKPTSGIVEYNFTKGDAYTSIGFQFEHTNWPEGFKVREIVNLYVKIFAIHDEAWLEKLSNLFDINSRFDRTLNSCGSSWLKLFSLYLALVHKPELVILDEVSNSIGLDMKQKVVEFLKWYKKEYKATFIIISPDEMLFEICDQVIVLQNGLIASEDEISKLPQPVSYKAYITEIMRALETETVTLKPDPIFQPILKNYLVAFESFNEEYQKFMAIKNLQTAVETSNSLTMLKNYWFHTEILHQALLKVASTALDKKNIDEVRYEIKALLKTLNKATKLVKKEPTDFKYRKAELKFIDKIITFNKYIKADLYPIFKSSKLLIDGNEVTAELSNKEQAKLKTMKKKYIQEEIKLMKLEERHLKKQARHNQS, encoded by the coding sequence ATGGAAAGCACAAAACCAATAGTAGTATTGGAAAATGTCACAAAAATTTTTAATAAAAAAAATTGAGCTATCAAAAAAATTAATTTAAAGATCACCAAAGGTGAGGCAGTAGCTATTATTGGACCCAACAGTTCAGGGAAAACAGTTTTGGGAAGGTTAATTGCAAGTTTAATCAAACCAACAAGTGGAATTGTTGAATACAATTTCACCAAAGGTGACGCTTACACTTCAATTGGTTTTCAATTTGAGCATACCAATTGACCAGAAGGTTTTAAAGTAAGGGAAATAGTTAATTTATATGTAAAAATCTTTGCCATTCATGATGAGGCCTGACTTGAAAAACTTTCAAATTTATTTGACATTAACTCTCGTTTTGATCGAACTTTAAATTCTTGTGGTAGTTCATGACTTAAATTATTTTCCTTATATTTAGCTCTGGTTCACAAACCTGAATTGGTAATTTTAGATGAAGTTTCTAACTCGATTGGTTTAGATATGAAACAAAAAGTGGTTGAATTTTTAAAATGATATAAAAAAGAATACAAAGCTACTTTTATTATCATCTCTCCAGATGAAATGTTATTTGAAATTTGTGATCAAGTCATAGTTTTACAAAATGGCTTAATAGCTTCTGAAGATGAAATAAGCAAATTACCCCAACCAGTTTCTTATAAAGCTTATATTACTGAAATTATGAGAGCACTTGAAACTGAAACAGTTACTTTAAAACCTGATCCAATTTTTCAACCTATCTTAAAAAATTACTTAGTAGCTTTTGAAAGTTTTAATGAGGAATACCAAAAATTTATGGCTATCAAAAATTTACAAACTGCAGTTGAAACCAGCAACTCATTAACTATGCTAAAAAACTATTGGTTTCACACTGAAATTTTACATCAAGCATTATTGAAAGTAGCTTCCACTGCTTTGGATAAAAAAAATATTGATGAAGTTAGATATGAAATAAAAGCCTTATTAAAAACTTTGAATAAGGCTACAAAACTCGTCAAAAAAGAACCAACAGACTTTAAATACCGCAAGGCAGAATTAAAGTTTATTGACAAAATTATCACTTTTAATAAGTATATTAAAGCTGATCTTTATCCAATCTTTAAATCAAGTAAATTGTTAATTGATGGGAATGAAGTTACTGCTGAACTTTCCAACAAAGAACAAGCAAAACTAAAAACTATGAAAAAGAAATATATTCAAGAAGAAATAAAATTAATGAAATTAGAAGAAAGACATTTAAAAAAACAAGCTCGTCACAACCAAAGTTAG
- a CDS encoding ABC transporter permease: protein MKHHWKIFKEIWLLQWENYKKDIFNLFSGWVITLVILLVWLTFRDTNIKSDPFVLASAIGVVGIRNCSFNFIRTLHNFKETNFFARLFNTKISKTFVFFSIFLFNQIANFVTSAIFFGIGMLYQDQREKVADVNWVLFLIGYLALALMSNFIGFIIGFTIKSLDITIAIANFYYFGSIYFLGLGFPWTTVAHYPGLVIASYFFPQRYALNIMAAGWINRPDMTVDSEVTFGFGTHVWIPYLVCAVIIVLGAILMGWLLMREFEFGNKKYKKYHNVQKHLIIIRQIKQANSLEELHQVIATHDALQTKLKKAPKVKNTHKIKEE, encoded by the coding sequence ATGAAGCACCACTGAAAGATTTTCAAAGAAATTTGATTATTGCAATGAGAAAATTACAAAAAAGATATTTTTAATTTATTTTCAGGTTGAGTAATTACTTTAGTTATTTTATTAGTTTGATTAACTTTCAGAGATACAAACATTAAATCTGATCCCTTTGTGCTGGCATCTGCTATTGGAGTGGTGGGAATTCGAAATTGTTCTTTCAACTTTATTCGCACCCTTCATAATTTTAAAGAAACCAATTTCTTTGCAAGGTTATTTAATACTAAAATTTCAAAAACTTTTGTTTTTTTTAGTATCTTTTTATTCAATCAAATAGCTAACTTTGTAACTTCTGCAATCTTTTTTGGGATTGGTATGCTCTATCAAGACCAAAGAGAAAAAGTTGCAGATGTTAACTGGGTTTTATTCTTAATTGGTTACTTAGCGTTGGCTTTGATGTCTAATTTTATTGGTTTTATTATTGGTTTTACTATTAAAAGTTTAGACATTACCATTGCAATTGCCAACTTTTATTACTTTGGTTCAATTTATTTTTTAGGATTAGGATTTCCTTGAACAACAGTAGCACATTATCCAGGACTTGTCATTGCTTCATACTTTTTCCCACAAAGGTATGCTTTAAATATTATGGCTGCAGGTTGAATTAATCGACCTGACATGACAGTGGATAGCGAAGTTACTTTTGGGTTTGGAACTCATGTGTGAATCCCATATCTTGTTTGTGCAGTTATTATAGTCTTGGGAGCAATCTTAATGGGTTGATTATTAATGCGAGAATTTGAGTTTGGTAATAAAAAATACAAAAAATATCATAATGTTCAAAAACATTTAATTATCATTAGACAAATTAAGCAAGCCAATAGTTTAGAAGAATTGCACCAAGTTATTGCCACTCATGATGCACTTCAAACTAAGTTAAAAAAAGCACCAAAAGTCAAAAACACACACAAAATTAAGGAGGAATAA
- a CDS encoding MurR/RpiR family transcriptional regulator — protein MKIINLENLKTNATEYIVADLINKSPDFFTSHSIQEVSKEFNVSPSTMTRVCQKLGFKSFKATQMFVYEKSRMQMDYYKIVDSNGVNQIMHNVRGSALFTINETLNDLDPKLIETIAAKIYKAKRVVVFGLEQQTTSANAFVMNLLRIDIDATRVGSIHTFGQRAVFFDKNDFCVFITRTGWTKEVIESIKWARNKGIPLLILTADEETTRKLIGGEYDWTDMYLIETQTMRNEKLEYPIISSLPGEMIIFDVIFNTIISLNTEFIEKIKKSSAISLNWNFEGHL, from the coding sequence ATGAAGATAATTAATTTAGAAAACCTAAAAACTAATGCCACTGAGTATATTGTGGCTGACTTAATCAATAAGAGTCCTGATTTTTTTACAAGTCACTCAATCCAAGAAGTTTCAAAAGAGTTTAATGTTAGTCCAAGTACCATGACTCGTGTTTGTCAAAAATTAGGCTTTAAATCATTTAAAGCAACCCAAATGTTTGTTTATGAAAAATCAAGAATGCAAATGGATTATTATAAAATTGTTGATTCAAATGGGGTCAACCAAATTATGCACAACGTCCGAGGTAGTGCTTTATTTACTATTAATGAAACCTTAAATGATTTAGATCCCAAGTTAATAGAAACAATTGCTGCAAAAATTTATAAAGCAAAACGTGTGGTAGTATTTGGTTTAGAACAACAAACTACAAGTGCTAATGCCTTTGTTATGAACTTATTGCGAATTGACATTGATGCCACTCGAGTTGGTAGCATCCACACCTTTGGTCAAAGAGCAGTTTTCTTTGATAAAAATGACTTTTGTGTTTTTATCACTCGTACTGGGTGAACCAAAGAGGTCATTGAATCAATTAAATGAGCCCGTAATAAAGGAATTCCACTATTAATTTTAACTGCTGATGAAGAAACTACTCGAAAACTAATTGGTGGTGAATATGATTGAACTGACATGTATTTAATTGAAACTCAAACTATGCGTAATGAAAAATTAGAATACCCAATCATTTCCTCATTACCAGGTGAAATGATAATTTTTGATGTGATTTTTAATACAATTATTAGTTTAAACACTGAATTTATTGAAAAAATTAAAAAATCAAGTGCTATTTCACTTAACTGAAACTTTGAGGGTCACTTGTAA